In Ignavibacteriales bacterium, the following are encoded in one genomic region:
- a CDS encoding triple tyrosine motif-containing protein, with protein MKFFVKILLLFNFLFLLISMEIIPQIKIHKMLGVEDGLIQSTVRVIYKDSNGFMWFGTNLGVSRWDGINFKNYSATTGLPGHIVYSIKEDQKGNLYFGTSDGLAVYRDGKITRLISSEKDIQLRIKAIEISDEGEVYLGTNKGLYRVKDQLITNDSIHNPKPDIDILSGTKSKDGKIYFSTAGGEIIVVEKGNVRNLISSKKFKNKPIESVFCTKENKLIFSSGNKIIFYSNNRIITINPKQLANFKNILCLGEDDDGVLYLGTDDGIILWKNEVIDLIVHQNGLSSEKIYSIYKDDDGTMYFGMNSGGVAIVNRYRTIAFNEELGLINNNVTSICKGNSGEFYFGTREQGSSVYKDGKFSKLNICCDQIICIHKAKDGTIYFGTNGGVVILRKGKTQILSRKDGLISNIITAITSNIDGSIYIGTVRGLSIYKDGKITNLTTKEGLGDNLITSLSTDNSGNVYVVGSFFNGVTILNKDEIEILNKDKGLVTNTVFSVLNGSDGNLYVGTSEGLNIISKGKIKLINTASGLSDNSINGLVEDNSGRIYLSTNRGVNILDFSKGSLNIEILRSDDGIAGDECNMGATYKDDEGNLWFGTIKGVVSFNPERIKPSTIPPQIRISEMYLFDKEIKNYTSEKPLEFSYNENYFKFTFFGSLLSSPKRVIYSLRLKGIEDKWRTTDQNSVQYTNLDPGKYTFQVKARNEWGYSSQIASVSFLILPPVWMRWWFITIVILLVGGTTAFLITYRVKSLLSIERLRLKIAADLHDNIGASLTEISIMSEVVKNKLKGEEKETKKYLDLISNESRNVISNMRDIIWMINPKQDSLRDLILRLNDSFAEIFNQKEISFKTENIELLKNITLPMEYRQNLYLILKEGINNCLKYSCCSELILSARMNNNNLEVLLKDNGVGIRTNGSTNGNGLSNIKERAKKIGGNLIIESGNQNGTSIKFVGRVV; from the coding sequence ATGAAATTTTTTGTAAAAATATTACTCTTATTTAATTTTTTGTTTCTATTAATTTCTATGGAAATAATTCCGCAAATTAAAATTCACAAAATGCTGGGTGTAGAAGACGGACTTATTCAATCTACAGTTAGAGTAATTTACAAAGATAGTAATGGCTTTATGTGGTTTGGAACTAATCTGGGTGTAAGTCGTTGGGATGGAATTAATTTTAAAAATTATTCTGCTACAACTGGTTTACCGGGACACATTGTATATTCGATTAAGGAAGATCAAAAAGGTAATTTATATTTTGGTACTAGCGATGGTCTCGCAGTTTATCGTGATGGGAAAATTACCAGATTAATCTCTTCAGAAAAAGATATTCAACTAAGAATCAAGGCAATTGAAATATCAGACGAAGGTGAGGTTTACCTTGGAACCAATAAAGGATTGTACCGGGTCAAAGATCAATTAATAACCAATGATTCAATCCATAATCCAAAGCCTGATATTGATATTCTTTCCGGTACCAAAAGTAAGGATGGCAAAATATACTTTAGCACAGCAGGCGGTGAAATTATTGTTGTTGAAAAAGGAAATGTTCGCAATTTAATTAGTTCAAAGAAATTTAAGAACAAACCAATAGAATCCGTTTTCTGCACTAAAGAAAACAAGTTGATCTTTAGTTCCGGCAACAAAATTATTTTTTATTCTAACAACAGAATCATAACTATAAATCCAAAGCAATTAGCAAATTTTAAAAATATTCTTTGCCTTGGCGAAGATGATGATGGTGTTCTCTATCTTGGAACAGATGATGGCATTATTCTTTGGAAAAATGAAGTGATTGATTTAATTGTTCACCAAAATGGATTGAGCAGCGAAAAAATATATTCCATTTATAAAGATGACGATGGAACAATGTATTTTGGAATGAATTCCGGTGGTGTTGCTATTGTAAACAGGTACCGCACAATTGCTTTCAACGAAGAACTTGGTTTGATAAACAACAATGTCACTTCAATTTGCAAAGGTAATTCCGGGGAATTTTATTTTGGTACAAGAGAACAAGGCTCCTCGGTTTATAAGGATGGTAAATTTAGTAAGCTGAATATTTGCTGTGATCAAATAATTTGTATTCATAAAGCAAAAGACGGTACAATTTATTTTGGAACTAACGGTGGAGTTGTAATTCTTCGGAAAGGAAAAACACAAATACTTTCTAGAAAAGATGGACTTATTTCTAACATTATTACAGCTATTACAAGTAACATTGATGGTTCGATATATATTGGAACAGTAAGAGGACTTAGCATATATAAAGATGGTAAAATTACCAACCTAACAACAAAAGAAGGTTTGGGAGATAATTTAATTACAAGTTTATCTACAGATAATTCCGGTAATGTTTATGTGGTTGGTTCTTTCTTTAATGGTGTTACAATCTTAAATAAAGATGAAATTGAAATCCTGAATAAAGATAAAGGTTTGGTTACAAACACTGTGTTTTCAGTTTTAAATGGAAGCGACGGAAACCTGTATGTTGGTACAAGCGAAGGTTTAAATATTATAAGCAAAGGAAAGATCAAATTAATTAATACTGCAAGCGGATTGTCTGATAACTCTATTAATGGACTTGTTGAGGACAATTCCGGTAGAATTTATCTATCGACTAACAGAGGTGTAAATATTTTGGATTTCTCAAAAGGAAGTTTGAATATAGAAATCCTACGATCGGATGATGGAATTGCTGGTGATGAATGTAATATGGGTGCAACATATAAAGATGATGAAGGCAACCTTTGGTTTGGTACAATTAAAGGTGTGGTTTCCTTTAATCCGGAACGAATAAAGCCCAGCACAATTCCTCCCCAAATAAGAATTAGTGAAATGTATTTGTTCGATAAGGAAATAAAAAACTACACAAGTGAAAAACCATTGGAGTTTTCTTACAATGAAAATTATTTTAAGTTTACTTTTTTCGGCTCACTTCTTTCATCACCCAAAAGAGTTATATACAGTTTACGTCTAAAAGGCATTGAGGATAAATGGCGAACTACTGATCAGAATTCTGTCCAATACACAAATTTGGATCCTGGTAAGTATACTTTCCAGGTGAAAGCACGGAATGAATGGGGATATTCAAGCCAAATAGCTTCTGTTTCTTTTTTAATCCTGCCACCAGTTTGGATGAGGTGGTGGTTTATTACGATTGTTATTTTATTGGTTGGTGGTACAACAGCATTTCTAATCACTTACCGGGTAAAATCATTGTTATCAATTGAAAGATTGCGATTGAAAATTGCGGCTGACTTACACGATAACATTGGTGCAAGTTTAACAGAAATATCAATTATGAGCGAAGTTGTAAAAAACAAATTGAAAGGTGAGGAAAAAGAAACCAAGAAGTACCTGGACTTGATTAGTAATGAATCCCGTAACGTCATTTCCAATATGCGGGATATTATTTGGATGATTAATCCAAAACAGGATTCTTTGCGGGATCTGATTTTGCGGCTCAACGATTCCTTCGCAGAAATTTTTAATCAAAAGGAAATTTCATTTAAAACAGAAAATATTGAATTATTAAAAAATATTACTCTTCCGATGGAATACCGCCAGAATTTATATCTTATACTTAAAGAAGGTATAAACAACTGCTTAAAATATAGTTGCTGTTCAGAACTAATTTTATCTGCCAGGATGAATAATAATAACCTGGAAGTTTTACTTAAGGATAACGGTGTTGGAATAAGAACAAATGGAAGCACAAACGGAAACGGGCTTTCCAATATTAAAGAAAGGGCAAAAAAAATTGGCGGTAATTTAATAATAGAATCAGGAAATCAAAATGGTACATCAATCAAATTCGTTGGGCGGGTCGTTTAA
- the pepF gene encoding oligoendopeptidase F has protein sequence MMQSYSFRSFLFVLLFLSANSIAQDKDIPNYSTTQRKDVPEEYKWKIEDLYPNDEAWQNDKINLTKLILQIEEKSKGWTQSAGKMLEVFQLSDQIILKFQRLYNYAKRQSDMEMSNSTLQVMKGEIQSIQVELGVKLAFINDDLLKMKDGTIDKYLKQEPKLEAYRFSIEQVVRSGKHILPIEQEKLMSLTNLFSSSTADAATILNDVDKPAPEITLSTGEKVALNYANYFTYRSSKNPEDRALVMHTFWNNHKKYENTLAALFDGGMKQHLFVAKARNFKDCLEAKLFGDNIDEAVYFQLIDAVKKNLSPLHRYLKLKQKLLGLEKIKYEDVYASCVKSVDKFYTFKDAEEILLEALKPLGTEYNSVLKKAFNERWIDIYPNKDKESGAYSEGIYDVHPYIKMNYNGEYDAVSTLAHELGHAVHSYLSAKEQPFSNSNYATFIAEIASTFDENLLMDYMLKNEKDDLFKLYIIDNYLEGARATIYRQALFAEFELDMHKRVEAGKSLTADWLDSLYLDLTRTYYGHNKGVMQVDNFIQSEWGNVPHFFLNFYVFQYSTGLISSMALVQKVLSGEQGALEKYLEMLKAGGSDFPIQLLQKAGVDMTKIEPYNAAFKRFDYLVTEMEVIVERLKKDGRI, from the coding sequence ATGATGCAGTCGTATTCATTCCGATCATTTCTTTTTGTGCTTTTATTTCTATCCGCCAATTCGATTGCTCAGGACAAGGATATTCCAAACTATTCAACCACGCAACGAAAAGATGTGCCGGAGGAATATAAATGGAAGATAGAAGATCTTTATCCTAACGATGAAGCATGGCAAAATGACAAGATTAATCTAACAAAATTGATTTTACAAATTGAAGAAAAATCAAAAGGGTGGACTCAATCAGCCGGTAAAATGCTGGAAGTGTTTCAGCTATCAGATCAAATTATTCTTAAATTTCAACGGCTTTATAATTATGCAAAGCGCCAGAGCGATATGGAAATGAGCAACTCTACTCTCCAGGTAATGAAAGGGGAAATTCAATCAATCCAGGTAGAGCTTGGTGTAAAGTTGGCTTTTATAAATGATGATCTTTTAAAAATGAAAGATGGAACAATTGATAAATATTTAAAACAAGAACCAAAATTAGAAGCATACCGCTTTTCAATTGAACAAGTTGTTAGAAGCGGCAAGCATATTCTTCCCATCGAACAAGAAAAATTAATGTCTTTAACCAACTTGTTTTCTTCTTCAACAGCAGATGCCGCAACAATTTTAAATGATGTTGATAAACCGGCTCCGGAAATTACTCTTTCTACTGGTGAAAAAGTTGCATTGAATTATGCAAATTATTTTACATACCGATCATCAAAAAATCCGGAAGACAGAGCATTGGTAATGCATACTTTTTGGAATAATCATAAAAAATATGAAAACACTTTAGCCGCTTTGTTTGATGGTGGAATGAAACAACATCTTTTTGTTGCAAAAGCAAGAAATTTTAAAGACTGCCTGGAGGCAAAGCTTTTTGGTGATAACATTGATGAAGCGGTGTATTTCCAGTTGATTGATGCCGTGAAGAAAAATCTTTCTCCACTGCACAGATATTTGAAGTTAAAACAGAAACTTCTCGGTTTGGAAAAAATTAAGTATGAAGATGTTTACGCTTCTTGTGTTAAAAGTGTAGATAAGTTTTATACGTTTAAAGACGCTGAAGAAATATTGTTAGAAGCATTAAAACCATTGGGAACTGAATACAACAGTGTTTTGAAAAAAGCTTTTAACGAACGATGGATAGATATCTATCCGAATAAAGATAAAGAAAGTGGGGCTTATTCAGAGGGAATTTATGATGTTCATCCATATATTAAAATGAATTATAATGGTGAATATGATGCTGTTTCAACGCTGGCACACGAACTTGGACACGCTGTTCATTCTTATCTTTCTGCAAAGGAACAGCCGTTCTCAAACTCCAATTACGCTACCTTTATTGCAGAAATAGCTTCCACGTTTGATGAAAATCTTTTAATGGATTATATGTTGAAAAATGAAAAGGACGATTTATTCAAGCTTTATATCATTGATAATTATCTTGAAGGAGCAAGAGCTACAATCTACCGCCAGGCTTTATTTGCCGAGTTTGAATTGGACATGCATAAACGAGTTGAAGCTGGAAAATCATTAACCGCAGATTGGTTAGACAGTTTGTATCTTGATTTAACCCGGACGTATTACGGGCACAATAAGGGCGTAATGCAAGTTGATAATTTTATTCAAAGCGAATGGGGAAATGTGCCTCACTTCTTTTTAAACTTTTATGTTTTTCAATATAGCACCGGTTTAATTTCATCGATGGCGCTTGTTCAAAAAGTCTTAAGCGGCGAACAAGGTGCGCTTGAAAAATATCTGGAAATGTTAAAAGCGGGTGGAAGCGATTTTCCAATTCAGCTTTTACAAAAAGCAGGTGTTGATATGACCAAAATCGAACCATATAATGCCGCTTTTAAACGTTTTGATTATCTTGTTACCGAGATGGAAGTAATTGTTGAAAGGTTGAAAAAGGATGGAAGAATTTAA
- a CDS encoding alpha/beta hydrolase-fold protein yields MKSLKTIGIILFLLLSMLAEKNIAQPQKDVEIGKTIKLSSNILTEERDIFIYLPNNYNNSTNEYPVLYLLDAETHFNYTAGVVQFLAGNNRMPETIVIGIPNTKRNRDFTPTQVENIPGSGGADNFLKFLKEELFPYVEKNYRTQPYRILAGHSLCGMFTFYTLFTQPGLFNSYIALSPWVIFNNNYLVDYAAVNLPKFSSLNKFIYFTAGSLEQQDLLTTMEKFNEILKTKAPKDLIWKYKLLENEDHGSLVLLTLYDGLKLIFADWNLSNDVAIKGLDAILDHYKKLSNKYGYKIFPSEINLNAIGYYFLQRQDYEQAIKVFKKNVELYSASANVYDSLGEAFEKSNQPELAKENYEKAYIAAKAVSHQNTQIYKTNFERLQQQLDKK; encoded by the coding sequence ATGAAATCATTAAAAACAATCGGAATAATTCTGTTCTTACTTTTATCAATGTTAGCAGAAAAGAACATCGCACAGCCACAAAAAGATGTGGAGATTGGCAAGACAATAAAACTTAGTTCCAATATCCTAACCGAAGAAAGGGATATTTTTATTTACCTTCCGAATAATTATAACAATTCTACTAATGAGTACCCTGTCCTATATCTGCTGGATGCAGAAACTCATTTCAATTATACGGCAGGTGTGGTTCAATTTCTTGCCGGCAATAACAGGATGCCAGAAACTATTGTTATCGGAATCCCCAATACTAAGCGTAACCGCGATTTTACACCAACACAAGTTGAGAACATTCCCGGTTCAGGCGGAGCAGATAATTTCTTAAAGTTTTTAAAAGAAGAACTTTTTCCGTATGTAGAGAAAAATTATAGGACGCAGCCATACCGCATACTTGCCGGACATTCTTTGTGCGGAATGTTTACATTCTATACTTTATTTACTCAACCAGGTTTATTTAATTCTTATATTGCTCTAAGTCCCTGGGTTATATTTAATAACAACTATTTAGTTGATTACGCAGCAGTCAATCTTCCAAAATTTTCTTCGCTAAATAAATTTATTTATTTCACTGCTGGTTCGCTGGAGCAGCAGGATTTGCTTACTACAATGGAAAAGTTTAATGAAATTCTTAAGACGAAAGCTCCAAAGGATTTGATTTGGAAATATAAATTGTTGGAAAACGAGGATCATGGTTCGCTTGTATTGCTAACTTTATATGATGGTCTAAAGTTAATTTTTGCTGATTGGAATTTATCCAATGATGTTGCAATAAAAGGATTAGATGCAATTCTTGATCATTATAAAAAACTGTCTAACAAGTATGGATATAAAATATTTCCTTCAGAAATAAATTTGAATGCCATTGGATACTATTTTTTACAGAGACAAGATTATGAACAAGCAATTAAAGTTTTCAAAAAAAATGTTGAGTTATATTCAGCCTCGGCAAATGTTTATGATAGTCTTGGCGAAGCCTTTGAAAAATCAAATCAACCTGAATTAGCAAAGGAGAATTACGAAAAAGCATATATTGCAGCTAAAGCAGTTAGTCATCAGAATACCCAAATTTATAAAACCAATTTCGAAAGACTTCAGCAGCAGTTAGATAAAAAGTAA
- a CDS encoding nuclear transport factor 2 family protein, with protein MKNIICVIILLSISLSSFPQSNKISNSDSAAIKQTALDYAEGYYSGNVARVEKAICPDLNKATPRILPQNGRTALAYSTYSTLIENTRAKVGELEEGMRNIQVWILDINLDLANVKINSANFNDYLQMIKIDGQWKIVNVLWTAGTSNPRLKDFKPKDEKEAIIKTASTFTEGFISGDTKRVEMVIDPEFNRVTYNPLQQTGKVVIRRQGFEAMVENTFAGAGKLDETSRDFQIEVLDAMDGLAVVKVETVNLLEFVQMFKSGNDWKIFNTVSKPRPDLTLAPLLPAIVGEPMPDFTLPIYGGGEFTLSKYKGKNVLLMFPRGWVVNAWCSYCPYQYLELGELEKEKGIKKKYDLEMAFVMPYSSERIADWMDKIPDVLQTVENIKNPPAQSNPLQIEYGEWVRKHFPKKFEVKKGEAPNNIPVLVDADRKLSKQLKLFTKFWDGVTSEQNAASVYIIDKKGILQFKYIGQMTEDRPSSDFILNFIKKMD; from the coding sequence GTGAAGAATATTATTTGTGTAATAATTTTATTGTCCATTTCATTAAGTTCATTCCCACAGAGCAACAAAATTAGCAATAGCGATTCAGCAGCCATCAAACAAACAGCACTGGATTATGCAGAAGGTTATTATTCTGGCAATGTTGCCAGAGTGGAAAAAGCGATCTGCCCGGATTTAAATAAGGCAACACCAAGAATACTGCCACAAAACGGCAGAACCGCCCTGGCTTATTCAACTTACTCAACGCTTATTGAAAACACCCGTGCAAAAGTTGGTGAACTTGAAGAAGGCATGCGAAACATTCAAGTATGGATTCTCGACATCAATCTGGATTTAGCAAATGTTAAAATTAATTCAGCCAACTTTAATGACTATCTCCAAATGATAAAAATTGATGGACAGTGGAAAATAGTTAATGTGCTATGGACCGCTGGAACGTCAAACCCAAGATTAAAAGATTTTAAACCTAAAGATGAAAAAGAAGCTATAATAAAAACTGCCAGCACTTTTACGGAAGGATTTATTTCCGGTGACACAAAACGTGTGGAAATGGTAATCGATCCCGAATTTAATAGAGTGACTTATAATCCATTACAACAGACCGGCAAAGTTGTAATTAGAAGACAAGGATTTGAAGCAATGGTGGAAAATACTTTTGCAGGAGCTGGTAAGTTGGACGAAACTTCGAGGGATTTTCAGATTGAAGTGCTGGACGCGATGGATGGTCTTGCTGTTGTAAAAGTTGAAACCGTTAATCTTTTGGAATTTGTTCAGATGTTTAAAAGTGGAAATGATTGGAAAATTTTTAATACTGTAAGTAAACCCAGACCAGATCTTACCCTTGCTCCTCTTTTGCCAGCTATTGTTGGGGAACCGATGCCTGATTTTACTCTACCAATTTACGGCGGCGGAGAATTTACTCTTTCAAAGTATAAAGGAAAGAATGTTTTATTGATGTTCCCTCGTGGATGGGTGGTAAATGCATGGTGCTCATATTGTCCTTATCAATATTTAGAACTTGGTGAGTTGGAAAAAGAAAAAGGCATTAAAAAGAAGTATGATTTGGAAATGGCTTTTGTTATGCCTTACAGCAGTGAACGAATTGCTGATTGGATGGATAAAATTCCAGATGTATTACAGACTGTAGAAAATATAAAAAATCCTCCGGCACAAAGTAATCCACTTCAGATTGAATATGGAGAATGGGTTAGAAAACATTTCCCCAAAAAGTTTGAAGTAAAGAAAGGAGAAGCTCCTAATAATATTCCTGTTCTGGTTGATGCTGATAGAAAACTCTCTAAGCAGCTAAAGCTATTTACCAAGTTCTGGGATGGAGTTACTTCTGAACAGAATGCCGCTTCTGTTTATATCATTGATAAGAAGGGAATTCTTCAATTCAAATATATTGGGCAAATGACTGAAGACAGACCAAGCAGTGACTTCATTTTAAATTTCATTAAGAAAATGGATTAG
- a CDS encoding YdeI/OmpD-associated family protein: MMEITRTYYAKDRQKWRNWLKKNHTKLKEIWLIYYKKHSGKPGVNYNDAVEEALCFGWIDSNVHRIDEEKYAQRFTPRNVKSRWSKLNINRMKKMIAEGKMTEVGLSKIDLSLLSEEIEIKKRQEKNEELVIPQKLTEVLKENIKAWENFNNLAPSYKSSYVKWIMNAKLEETFRKRTREAIVLLEQNKKLGMK, encoded by the coding sequence ATGATGGAAATTACCAGAACATATTACGCTAAAGATAGACAGAAGTGGCGAAACTGGTTAAAGAAAAATCATACTAAGCTAAAAGAAATCTGGCTGATTTATTATAAAAAGCATTCCGGCAAACCCGGGGTAAATTATAATGATGCTGTTGAAGAAGCCCTTTGCTTTGGTTGGATAGATAGCAATGTTCACAGAATTGATGAGGAAAAATATGCCCAGAGGTTTACACCGCGCAATGTAAAAAGTAGATGGTCAAAGTTGAATATAAACCGAATGAAGAAAATGATAGCGGAAGGCAAGATGACGGAAGTGGGATTATCTAAGATAGATTTGAGCTTGTTAAGCGAAGAAATAGAAATAAAAAAAAGACAGGAAAAGAATGAAGAATTGGTAATCCCACAGAAGTTAACAGAAGTGTTAAAAGAAAATATAAAAGCCTGGGAGAATTTTAACAATCTCGCACCCTCATACAAGAGTTCATATGTTAAATGGATAATGAATGCAAAGCTGGAAGAAACTTTCCGGAAAAGAACCAGAGAAGCAATTGTTCTTTTAGAACAAAACAAAAAACTTGGAATGAAATGA
- a CDS encoding histidine kinase produces MMFSTTWKSYSKERKKLFWLFQFLFWFIHWLVNLIIYPVFTQKIYELLDLTLTVSLGFYISLLLRLIYIKYNFHKQPLLKLTITTLTISIVAGFIFVYGGLFISYVLSGFKHFSQVKNLSELVRYLWLNSYPFVVWSALYFGYKIWEEWNVQSLMAEKERYLAQSAQIEMLRYQLNPHFLFNTLSSLRALIRFDVNRAEEMITRISEFLRYSLSYENENEVPLNKEIEIIKNYLDIEKVRFGNKLYVEFSIDDLAEDYPIPIFLIHPLIENAIKHGMRTSVMPLKINIIASVIENNLLIEVNNSGKWIEESSPIKGDGTGKGLENVRKRLEFSYPGNYQFEILKHSDSVQIKIALKKELVKRNGK; encoded by the coding sequence ATGATGTTTAGTACCACGTGGAAAAGCTATTCCAAAGAAAGGAAAAAGTTATTCTGGCTATTTCAATTCTTATTCTGGTTTATCCATTGGCTTGTGAATCTTATTATTTATCCAGTCTTCACTCAAAAGATTTATGAGCTTCTTGATTTAACATTAACTGTTTCGCTGGGATTTTATATTTCCCTTTTACTCCGGTTAATTTATATAAAGTATAATTTTCACAAACAACCTCTTCTAAAACTAACCATTACAACATTAACCATTTCCATTGTTGCTGGTTTTATTTTTGTTTACGGCGGGCTTTTTATAAGCTATGTGCTTTCGGGTTTCAAACACTTCTCCCAAGTAAAAAATCTTTCTGAGTTAGTTCGATATCTCTGGTTAAATTCCTATCCTTTTGTTGTGTGGAGTGCTCTTTATTTTGGTTATAAGATTTGGGAAGAATGGAACGTTCAAAGCCTGATGGCAGAAAAAGAACGCTATCTTGCGCAAAGTGCTCAAATAGAAATGCTGCGGTACCAACTGAACCCGCATTTTCTTTTCAACACTTTAAGCTCGCTCCGTGCACTTATCCGGTTTGATGTTAACCGGGCAGAGGAAATGATAACAAGGATTTCTGAATTTTTGCGCTACTCCCTTTCTTATGAAAACGAAAATGAAGTTCCGCTAAATAAAGAAATTGAAATCATAAAAAATTATTTGGATATAGAAAAAGTACGCTTTGGAAACAAACTTTACGTGGAATTTAGCATCGATGATTTAGCTGAAGATTATCCCATTCCGATTTTTTTAATCCACCCATTAATTGAAAATGCAATTAAACACGGAATGCGAACAAGCGTAATGCCGTTGAAAATAAATATTATTGCATCAGTTATTGAAAACAATTTGTTAATTGAAGTAAACAACTCCGGTAAATGGATTGAGGAATCTTCTCCAATAAAAGGCGATGGTACAGGAAAAGGTTTAGAAAATGTTAGGAAGCGGTTAGAATTTTCTTACCCGGGAAATTATCAATTTGAAATTTTAAAACACAGTGATTCCGTTCAAATTAAAATTGCGCTAAAAAAAGAACTGGTTAAACGAAATGGTAAGTAA